The Kordia sp. SMS9 genome window below encodes:
- a CDS encoding N-acetylmuramoyl-L-alanine amidase encodes MVVANEMTDENKPKKRKQFVVMIDPGHGGRDTGTPGTKRYKTTEKDIALDVSLALGKMLAKLPNVKVLYTRTADTYPTLSQRAVMTNKKKADLFISIHCNAQPKGKGTAYGSETFVLGLSKNKANLEVAKRENSVIFMEDNYEEVYKGFDPNSPESLISLIILQEEYLDQSIEIASYIQKEFKVTAKRKDRGVKQAGFWVLSKTYMPSVLVELGFLTHKKEEDYLNSKRGKKIMTTSLYNAVKKYIELHSETAYEDDEEVIVEATVSKETLPSRVFKGITFKVQLSASSKKIATKSYNFKGLDQISREKSGGIFRYFYGKTSDYEEIKRLKTVAQNKGYTDCYIVAFKKGKKVPLSQVLNQ; translated from the coding sequence ATGGTTGTGGCAAATGAAATGACAGACGAAAACAAGCCAAAAAAGCGAAAACAGTTTGTAGTAATGATCGATCCTGGTCATGGCGGACGCGATACAGGAACGCCAGGAACCAAACGTTACAAAACCACGGAGAAAGATATTGCACTCGATGTTTCCTTGGCTTTGGGTAAAATGTTAGCCAAACTTCCCAATGTAAAAGTATTGTATACACGTACAGCAGATACATACCCAACTTTGAGTCAACGTGCAGTAATGACCAACAAGAAAAAAGCCGATTTGTTTATTTCAATTCACTGCAATGCGCAACCTAAAGGAAAAGGAACAGCGTACGGTTCAGAAACATTTGTATTGGGTTTAAGTAAAAACAAAGCTAACTTAGAAGTTGCCAAACGTGAAAACTCGGTGATCTTTATGGAAGACAACTATGAAGAAGTATATAAAGGTTTTGATCCAAATTCGCCAGAATCCTTAATCAGCTTGATCATTCTTCAAGAAGAATACTTAGATCAAAGCATCGAAATAGCTTCTTACATTCAAAAAGAATTCAAAGTCACCGCAAAGCGAAAAGACAGAGGTGTAAAGCAAGCAGGTTTTTGGGTATTATCAAAAACCTACATGCCAAGCGTATTGGTAGAACTCGGTTTCTTAACGCATAAAAAAGAGGAAGATTATTTAAACTCTAAACGAGGAAAAAAAATCATGACGACATCTTTATACAATGCAGTCAAAAAATACATAGAATTGCATTCTGAAACTGCGTATGAAGATGACGAGGAAGTGATTGTAGAAGCTACTGTTAGTAAAGAAACCTTACCTTCGCGCGTATTCAAAGGCATAACATTTAAAGTACAGTTATCGGCAAGCTCTAAAAAAATCGCTACAAAATCCTATAACTTTAAAGGACTCGATCAAATTTCCAGAGAAAAATCAGGAGGAATCTTTCGGTATTTCTACGGGAAAACTTCTGATTATGAGGAAATAAAGCGACTCAAAACTGTTGCCCAAAACAAAGGTTACACGGATTGTTATATTGTAGCTTTCAAAAAAGGAAAAAAGGTTCCTTTAAGTCAAGTATTGAATCAATAA
- a CDS encoding putative LPS assembly protein LptD, translating to MSFVAFSQELPERKKLPFKSEKGKEKEMDTVKVNVDDAIKLGTRKVNDSVKNDSIQKDSLPKKQPLLLDQIKYKAKDYVKISQRKKEILLYDEAEIYYQDTELKSGIIILNYEKNEVYAGRLKDSAGVYSQAPYFKQANSVVEPDSIRFNFDTEKALIWNSRTEQNNTQILGELTKKENDSVIFIKNAKFTTSKNIDNPEYYFLARKIKLVPNKKIVSGVTNMYIADVPTPIGFPFAYFPLTDDRASGFIFPTFGENSSRGYFFQNGGYYFAINDYVDLALLGDYYTNGSYAFRIESNYALRYRFRGNLSMRFEAVINSQRGFPDYSKSNIYNIRWSHNQDQKANPNSRFSASVNLGSSQFFQASINQLNTPNFLNNTLNSSVSYSKTFPSYPSVNVSLTATHNQNTQTESVNLTLPTLQASVERIFPFAPKDKPKRGALQNINFQYNLRGENRISTTDSLFFTKEMFNDAKVGMRHTIPISTNFKVFDYISVSLGGNYDEVWTLQTTNRTNAFEDEDTGEIFESVKDTISGFDSYRTYNFSASVGTTLYGTFNRGEDKKIQAIRHTLRPSISYSYNPAFDQYYDEYIIDAEQGTRQQYTRFEDGLFGVPSQNFASSIGLNLANTVEAKIRPKDSTQTEPKKVMLLNSLNFSTNYNIAADSLAWSPVRVSGSTVLLNNKLSVNFGANLDPYAIDNQGTRINKFNINNGGSLFRLTSANMNLNYSFSSKNFEGGGSGVDNTRSGGRDDDLFGQAQDFSDRQTFNDDSDDDEEKEDVEAYRAKIPWDLRVAYTVTYLNSNRQNEISNNSIMFSGNVELTPQWKVGVSSGYDFKNQGFTFTQMRFERDLKSWRINFNWVPFSARASWYFFIGIKASILRDVKWEQRSEPDRRL from the coding sequence ATGAGTTTCGTTGCTTTTTCACAAGAACTTCCAGAGAGAAAGAAACTTCCCTTCAAATCTGAAAAGGGAAAGGAAAAAGAAATGGATACTGTGAAGGTAAACGTTGATGACGCTATTAAGCTTGGAACGCGCAAGGTGAATGATTCGGTGAAAAACGATTCTATTCAAAAAGATTCGCTTCCCAAGAAACAACCACTGCTTTTAGATCAAATAAAATACAAAGCGAAAGATTATGTAAAGATTAGCCAACGCAAAAAAGAAATTCTTTTGTATGATGAAGCTGAAATTTACTATCAAGATACGGAACTAAAGTCTGGAATCATCATTTTAAATTATGAAAAAAATGAAGTCTATGCTGGGCGTTTAAAAGATTCGGCAGGTGTATATTCGCAAGCGCCGTATTTTAAACAAGCCAATAGTGTGGTAGAACCCGATTCGATTCGCTTTAATTTTGATACGGAAAAAGCACTGATTTGGAATTCACGAACGGAACAAAATAACACACAGATTCTTGGAGAATTGACCAAAAAGGAAAACGATTCGGTCATTTTTATTAAGAACGCTAAGTTTACGACTTCAAAAAATATTGACAATCCTGAATATTATTTTTTAGCGCGAAAGATCAAATTAGTGCCGAACAAAAAGATTGTTTCTGGAGTAACCAATATGTATATCGCCGATGTACCAACGCCGATTGGTTTTCCGTTTGCCTATTTTCCGCTGACGGACGACAGAGCTTCTGGATTTATATTCCCAACGTTTGGAGAAAATAGCAGTCGTGGGTACTTCTTTCAAAATGGAGGTTATTATTTTGCCATTAATGATTATGTAGATTTGGCGCTCTTGGGCGATTATTACACGAATGGAAGTTATGCCTTTCGAATTGAATCAAATTATGCCTTGCGCTATCGCTTTCGCGGAAATTTAAGCATGCGATTTGAAGCCGTGATAAACAGTCAACGTGGTTTTCCCGACTACAGCAAATCAAATATTTACAACATTCGCTGGTCGCACAATCAAGATCAGAAAGCCAATCCAAATTCGCGATTTTCTGCTTCGGTAAACTTAGGAAGTAGCCAGTTTTTTCAAGCATCGATCAACCAATTGAATACGCCAAATTTCCTGAATAATACCTTGAATTCGTCCGTTTCGTATTCAAAAACATTTCCTTCGTATCCATCGGTCAATGTTTCGTTAACAGCGACACACAATCAAAATACGCAAACGGAAAGCGTCAATCTTACACTACCAACCTTACAGGCTAGTGTAGAGCGTATTTTTCCATTCGCACCAAAAGACAAACCGAAAAGAGGCGCGTTACAAAATATCAACTTTCAGTATAATTTACGAGGTGAAAACAGAATTAGCACTACTGATTCTCTGTTTTTTACCAAAGAAATGTTTAACGATGCCAAAGTGGGCATGCGACATACCATTCCGATCAGTACCAACTTTAAAGTATTCGATTATATTAGTGTGAGTTTGGGTGGAAATTATGATGAAGTTTGGACGTTACAAACGACAAATCGTACAAATGCCTTTGAAGATGAAGATACAGGAGAAATATTTGAGTCTGTAAAAGATACCATTAGCGGATTTGATTCCTACAGAACTTATAACTTTAGTGCCAGTGTGGGAACTACCTTATACGGTACCTTTAATCGTGGGGAAGATAAGAAAATTCAAGCCATTCGACATACGTTGCGACCTTCTATCAGTTATAGTTACAATCCCGCTTTTGATCAGTATTATGACGAATATATTATTGATGCTGAACAAGGAACCAGACAACAATACACACGTTTTGAAGACGGACTTTTTGGGGTGCCGAGTCAAAATTTTGCAAGTTCCATTGGGTTGAACCTTGCCAATACGGTAGAAGCTAAAATTCGTCCCAAAGATTCTACACAAACAGAACCTAAAAAGGTGATGTTGCTAAATAGTTTGAACTTTTCAACCAATTATAATATTGCCGCCGATTCCTTAGCGTGGTCGCCTGTGCGAGTTTCGGGTAGTACCGTTTTGTTAAACAATAAGTTGAGCGTAAACTTTGGAGCTAATTTAGATCCGTATGCCATTGACAATCAAGGAACGCGTATTAACAAATTTAATATTAATAATGGTGGAAGTTTATTCCGATTGACGAGTGCCAACATGAACTTGAATTATTCTTTTTCGAGTAAAAACTTTGAAGGTGGCGGTTCTGGAGTTGACAATACGCGAAGTGGTGGACGAGACGATGACTTGTTTGGTCAGGCACAGGATTTTAGTGATCGGCAAACCTTTAATGATGATAGTGATGACGATGAAGAAAAGGAAGATGTAGAAGCGTATCGAGCCAAAATTCCGTGGGATTTACGAGTCGCCTATACGGTTACCTATCTCAACAGCAATCGACAAAACGAAATTTCTAACAATTCCATCATGTTTTCTGGAAACGTAGAGCTTACGCCACAATGGAAAGTGGGAGTTTCGTCTGGTTACGACTTTAAAAACCAAGGATTTACCTTTACACAAATGCGTTTTGAACGTGATTTGAAAAGTTGGCGAATCAATTTTAATTGGGTTCCGTTTAGTGCGCGTGCTTCTTGGTATTTCTTTATTGGAATTAAAGCATCTATTTTACGTGATGTAAAGTGGGAACAGCGTAGTGAGCCAGATAGAAGGTTGTAA
- a CDS encoding Rid family detoxifying hydrolase: MAKQIISTPNAPAPIGPYNQAILINGTLYTSGQIAIDPKTKELVMDSIEAETTQVMENMKAVLAAANMTFENVVKTSIFIKNMNDFKKINPIYGQYFDEATAPARETVEVGNLPMYVNVEISMIAVEGV, translated from the coding sequence ATGGCAAAACAAATCATTTCTACACCAAATGCGCCGGCTCCTATTGGACCGTACAACCAGGCAATACTCATTAATGGAACTTTATACACATCAGGACAAATTGCTATTGATCCAAAAACGAAAGAACTCGTCATGGATTCTATTGAAGCAGAAACGACCCAAGTGATGGAAAATATGAAAGCAGTATTAGCTGCGGCGAATATGACTTTTGAAAATGTTGTAAAAACGTCTATTTTCATTAAGAACATGAACGATTTTAAGAAAATTAATCCTATATACGGTCAGTATTTTGATGAAGCCACAGCGCCAGCACGCGAAACGGTAGAAGTTGGAAACTTACCAATGTATGTAAACGTGGAGATTTCTATGATTGCGGTGGAAGGTGTATAA
- a CDS encoding glycerophosphodiester phosphodiesterase family protein translates to MEIIGHRGAAGVELENTIESIKAAIEIGVKYIEIDVRETFDNQLVVFHDPYLERVSHEKGFIKEVTYEKLQKIRLHNGSSIPLLAEILPLIKNKNIKLIVEAKTDTSVLLAKALLLKKLDYTQFIIGSFFHENIRKIKEENPRIQTAIMLEGVPVLFSDYLQKVNPDFVVTSIETLNDSLEKVTKNQKRKLIFYTVNTEVEMQIAAKMKPFGIITNYPNLFIQKEN, encoded by the coding sequence ATGGAGATTATTGGGCATCGAGGTGCAGCAGGTGTTGAATTAGAGAATACAATAGAAAGTATAAAGGCAGCCATTGAAATTGGAGTCAAGTATATTGAAATTGATGTAAGAGAAACTTTCGACAATCAATTAGTCGTATTTCATGATCCTTACCTCGAAAGAGTTTCGCATGAAAAAGGGTTTATTAAGGAAGTGACTTATGAAAAATTACAAAAAATTAGGTTACATAATGGAAGTTCTATTCCACTTTTAGCAGAAATTCTTCCTTTAATAAAAAACAAGAATATCAAACTAATTGTGGAAGCCAAAACAGATACGTCAGTCCTATTAGCAAAAGCTTTATTACTAAAAAAATTAGACTATACTCAATTTATAATTGGCTCCTTTTTTCATGAAAATATTAGAAAAATAAAAGAGGAAAATCCACGTATTCAAACTGCCATCATGTTAGAAGGAGTTCCTGTTTTATTTAGTGATTATTTGCAAAAAGTGAATCCTGACTTTGTAGTTACCAGTATTGAAACGTTGAATGATAGTCTTGAAAAAGTCACAAAAAACCAAAAAAGAAAATTAATTTTTTACACCGTAAATACGGAAGTTGAAATGCAGATTGCTGCCAAAATGAAGCCATTTGGTATAATAACCAATTATCCAAACCTTTTTATTCAAAAAGAAAACTAG
- a CDS encoding penicillin acylase family protein: protein MKKAAKIIGIVLLIILIAGYIFYRTLLPTYDGSFDIEHIQEEVTIHYDTYGIPHIYAQNEEDAFTALGFVHAQDRLWQMEVIRRIAPARLSEVFGDVMVDTDRFFAAIGIDEASERTMQTIDKNSKSYQLAQAYIDGINEFVEHGATPVEFYLTGIDKAEFTIKDIHNIFGYMAFSFAMAHKTDPLLTSIQQKLGDAYLKDLGMEINPNTTLLHNFPKKDTAKVKNTLVTAVDKALKPLPIPQFIGSNSWILAPQKTATGKVLFANDPHIGFAQPSVWYEAHVHTPTYEAYGYHLAGTPFPLLAHNRKIAYGMTMFQNDDVDFYWEENNPANAKQYKTPTGYVDYETVTKTIKVNDGDDVTLTVKRSKHGPILNGIANGIDFEQPVAMSWIYTQQKNELLEACYLMSHANNQTEFEKSIPKIHAPGLNIMYGDAEDHIGWYAAGQLIERPAHVNPKLILDGASGKDEPIRLMDSSENPRATNPPWNYVYSANNQPDSINGSLYPGYYLPENRAKRIVEMVEANDQFTKKDMMNMLLDVTSNVHAAAIQEVLNVLSDADFSAKEKEVITALQHWNGDNQLTDIAPTIYHRFIYQYLKNTFIDELGKETLDQLLKAHISKRFIAPLLYQESIWYDDVATETKETRRDILIKSFKETVVLLETQFGSDINSWTWNTVHTVEHPHPIGQVDMLRPYFNVGPYEIGGTSEVINNLGFHYDESGEYKVYFGPSTRRVVDFSDIENSMSILPTGQSGNPFSDHYDDQAEMYVQGKFRKMLMNTEEIKKTAKNTLILK, encoded by the coding sequence TTGAAAAAAGCTGCCAAAATCATCGGAATTGTGTTACTGATTATCCTCATTGCGGGATATATATTTTACAGAACCTTACTCCCAACCTACGACGGAAGTTTCGATATTGAACACATCCAAGAAGAAGTCACCATTCATTACGATACGTATGGAATTCCACATATTTATGCACAAAACGAAGAAGACGCGTTTACCGCATTAGGTTTTGTACACGCACAAGATCGGTTGTGGCAAATGGAAGTCATTCGCAGAATTGCGCCTGCACGATTGTCCGAAGTATTTGGTGATGTCATGGTGGATACCGATCGTTTTTTTGCTGCCATTGGTATTGATGAAGCTTCGGAGAGAACCATGCAAACGATTGATAAAAACTCAAAAAGTTACCAATTAGCTCAAGCGTATATTGACGGAATTAATGAATTTGTAGAACACGGTGCAACTCCGGTTGAATTTTACCTTACGGGAATTGACAAAGCGGAATTTACCATCAAAGACATTCATAACATCTTTGGCTACATGGCATTCAGCTTTGCGATGGCACACAAAACAGATCCGCTTCTCACAAGTATTCAACAAAAATTAGGCGATGCATATCTAAAAGATTTAGGCATGGAAATCAATCCCAATACAACACTTCTGCACAATTTCCCAAAGAAAGATACTGCCAAGGTTAAAAACACCTTAGTAACTGCCGTTGATAAAGCATTGAAACCCTTGCCAATTCCACAATTCATTGGAAGCAATAGTTGGATATTGGCACCACAAAAAACCGCGACAGGAAAAGTACTTTTTGCCAACGATCCGCATATCGGATTTGCACAACCTTCCGTTTGGTATGAAGCGCATGTGCATACACCAACCTACGAAGCGTATGGTTACCACTTGGCAGGAACGCCATTTCCATTATTGGCACACAATCGCAAAATTGCGTATGGAATGACCATGTTTCAAAATGATGATGTTGATTTTTATTGGGAAGAGAACAATCCCGCGAACGCGAAACAATATAAAACGCCTACAGGTTACGTAGACTATGAAACTGTTACCAAAACGATCAAAGTAAACGATGGTGATGATGTGACACTTACAGTGAAAAGAAGCAAACACGGACCAATTTTAAACGGAATCGCCAACGGAATTGACTTTGAACAACCTGTTGCCATGTCGTGGATTTATACACAACAAAAAAATGAATTGTTGGAAGCCTGTTATTTAATGTCGCACGCAAACAATCAGACAGAATTTGAAAAAAGTATTCCTAAAATTCATGCGCCAGGATTGAATATTATGTATGGCGATGCAGAAGATCATATTGGTTGGTATGCCGCAGGACAATTAATTGAACGACCTGCTCATGTAAATCCAAAATTAATTTTAGATGGTGCTTCTGGAAAAGATGAACCAATTCGCTTGATGGATAGTTCCGAAAATCCGCGCGCGACCAATCCTCCGTGGAATTATGTGTATTCTGCCAACAATCAGCCCGATAGCATCAACGGAAGTTTGTATCCAGGTTATTATTTACCCGAAAACAGAGCCAAACGCATTGTGGAAATGGTGGAAGCCAACGATCAATTCACAAAAAAAGATATGATGAACATGTTGCTCGATGTCACGTCAAACGTACATGCAGCAGCCATTCAAGAAGTATTGAACGTACTTTCGGATGCTGATTTTTCTGCGAAAGAAAAAGAAGTCATCACAGCACTTCAACACTGGAATGGTGACAATCAATTAACGGATATTGCGCCAACAATATATCATAGGTTCATCTATCAATACCTAAAAAATACTTTTATTGACGAGTTGGGCAAAGAAACCTTAGACCAGCTTTTGAAAGCACATATTTCCAAACGTTTTATAGCGCCACTGCTCTACCAAGAATCTATTTGGTATGATGATGTTGCTACAGAAACGAAAGAAACTCGCAGAGATATTCTAATAAAATCATTTAAAGAAACGGTGGTTTTGTTGGAAACACAATTTGGTTCAGATATCAACAGTTGGACTTGGAATACAGTGCATACCGTAGAACATCCGCATCCTATTGGACAAGTAGACATGTTGCGCCCATATTTTAATGTAGGTCCGTATGAAATTGGAGGAACTAGTGAAGTGATCAATAATTTAGGCTTTCATTATGATGAATCTGGGGAATACAAAGTCTATTTTGGACCTTCCACGCGCCGTGTGGTTGATTTTTCCGATATTGAAAACAGCATGAGTATTTTACCAACAGGGCAATCTGGAAATCCGTTTAGCGATCATTACGACGATCAAGCGGAAATGTATGTACAAGGAAAATTCCGAAAGATGCTGATGAACACAGAAGAAATTAAAAAAACAGCTAAAAACACGTTGATACTTAAATAA
- a CDS encoding aldehyde dehydrogenase, with translation MKYNCSKIVQSQKDFFKTRQTQDVNYRKKTLKKLLKEVKKRERDICDALYADFKKPVFEAVITETSIVISELKLAIKKLQSWSKPKRVLPALLNFPSKDRIHSEPYGTTLIISPWNYPYQLALAPLIGAVAAGNTVVLKPSELTPHTAQILEEIISEVFDENHVKVLQGGVSVAEALLAERWDYIFFTGSVHVGKIVAKAAAPHLTPVTLELGGKNPCIVDIHTNFHLTAKRIVWGKFLNGGQTCIAPDYLIVQAQAKFDFIKILIKEIEAAYGKNPQESPDYPRIVNEKNFQRLANLLKEQKILHGGTVDADDLYIAPTLLDEPDFDSDVMRDEIFGPILPIQVYSSLEDISTIIARYEKPLSLYVFSKDKKFANRMIERHSFGGGAINDTVTHFVNHRMPFGGVGHSGMGAYHGKGSFDTFSHKKSITHKKTWLDIPMRYAPYRGKLKLLKTFLKYF, from the coding sequence ATGAAATACAATTGCTCAAAAATTGTTCAGTCACAAAAAGACTTTTTTAAAACGCGACAAACACAAGATGTAAACTATCGAAAAAAAACGTTGAAAAAACTTTTGAAGGAAGTCAAAAAACGTGAACGTGATATTTGCGATGCTTTGTATGCCGATTTTAAGAAACCTGTCTTTGAAGCTGTCATTACTGAAACGAGCATTGTGATTTCTGAATTGAAATTAGCGATTAAAAAGCTACAATCTTGGTCAAAACCAAAGCGTGTCCTTCCGGCATTGCTCAATTTTCCTTCCAAAGATCGTATTCATTCAGAACCGTACGGAACTACTTTGATTATTTCTCCGTGGAATTATCCGTATCAATTGGCGTTAGCTCCTTTAATTGGTGCTGTCGCGGCGGGAAATACCGTGGTGTTAAAACCTTCCGAACTCACACCGCATACGGCACAAATTTTAGAAGAAATAATCTCAGAAGTTTTTGATGAAAATCATGTAAAAGTTTTACAAGGCGGCGTTTCTGTTGCAGAAGCACTGTTAGCCGAACGTTGGGATTATATTTTCTTTACAGGAAGCGTCCATGTTGGAAAAATTGTAGCCAAAGCTGCGGCACCACATTTGACACCTGTAACGCTAGAGTTAGGTGGAAAAAATCCGTGTATTGTAGATATTCACACCAATTTTCATCTGACTGCAAAGCGCATTGTGTGGGGAAAGTTTTTGAATGGAGGACAAACGTGTATTGCTCCTGATTATCTAATTGTACAAGCGCAAGCAAAGTTTGATTTTATAAAAATCTTAATCAAAGAAATTGAAGCGGCGTATGGGAAAAACCCGCAAGAATCACCCGATTATCCACGAATCGTTAATGAAAAGAATTTTCAGCGTTTAGCAAATTTGTTAAAAGAACAAAAGATATTACACGGCGGAACGGTTGATGCAGATGATTTATACATTGCACCTACGTTATTGGACGAACCTGATTTTGACAGCGACGTGATGCGAGATGAAATTTTCGGTCCTATTCTTCCGATTCAAGTATATAGTTCATTGGAAGATATTAGTACTATCATTGCTAGATATGAAAAACCGTTGTCGTTGTATGTGTTTTCAAAAGATAAAAAATTTGCCAATCGTATGATTGAGCGTCATTCATTTGGCGGCGGCGCTATCAATGATACCGTGACACATTTTGTAAACCACAGAATGCCTTTTGGCGGCGTTGGACATAGCGGAATGGGCGCGTATCACGGAAAAGGTAGTTTTGATACGTTCTCACATAAAAAATCAATTACCCATAAAAAAACGTGGCTAGACATTCCAATGCGATATGCGCCTTACAGAGGAAAATTGAAGCTTCTAAAAACTTTTCTGAAATATTTTTAA